The following nucleotide sequence is from Acidimicrobiia bacterium.
CACGGAAGTACTCACTCGGGGGACGAGTGAGATCGGCGGTGAGCCAATTGCGATGACGGTCGAAGGCGTGGTCGGCGCGGTACATCCAATGCGGCACCCAGCCGGCGTCGGCTTCGACGCACACGACGCGCAGATCCGGATGTCGCTCGAACACCCCACCGAAGATGAGCGTGCCGATGATGTCCTGACACCCGCGGATGATGCCGAGGAAGCTGTTCATCTTGGGACCGCGGAATCTCCCGCCGGTCATGTCGTCCGTGCCCGTAGTGAGGATGTGGAACGACAGCGGCAGGTCGAGCTCCACCGCGGTCTCCCACAGCGGATCCCAGCGGCGGTCGTCATAGTCGCCGTCGGCGTGACAGCCGGCGTAGCCAGGGAGCATCGCGCCGCGCAGGCCGAGGCTGACGATGGCGCGCAGGTCGTCGATGCCCTCGTCCACGCTGCGCAGCGCCGTCTGCCCGAGTCCGACGAGGCGGTCGGGCGCGTGGTTCTGGAACTCGGTGATCCAGAGGTTGTACGCGTCGAAGCATGCCTTCTTGTAGTCGACATCGGGATGGTTGCAGAGCAACATGCCGACCGACGGGTACAGCACCTCCGTGGTGACACCGTCGCGATCCTGCTCGACGAGGCGAGCCGCGGGGTCCCAACCGCCGGCGTGGAGCTCGTCCCAGCCGACGTACGTGAACGGGTGGATCGACTCCGCCGGTCGTCCCGCGGCGGCGATCATGCCGTAGGGGATGCGAGTGCGCCCGTTGTCGATGTCGATGACCGCGCCCATGGTCTCATCCGTTGCGGCAACGGGTCGACGAGCAGCGAACGCGGGATCGATGCGCTCATAGCATTCGCCCGGCTCGGTGACGTGCGAGTCGGCCGAGATCGTGAACAACGCCATGGGCACCACGCTATTGCCCGCGGATAGGGTCACGCCGGTGAGCGCGCCGCCCGTCGACAGCGATCGCTACCTTCATCCCGAAATCGAGACGATGGCGCGAGCCGATCTGGAGGCGATCCAGGAGGCGAAGCTCCTCGACCTGCTGCCGTACGCGTACGAACGTTCGGCGCTGATCAACTCGACGTGGACCGAGGCCGGGGTGCACCCCCGCGACATCAAGTCGCTCGACGACTATCGCGAGCGGGCACCGTTCATCAGCAAAGACGCCATCAGGGTCTTTCGAGACGACCGGGGCGACCCGTACGGCGGTTTGCTCTGCTTCGACGAGTCGGAGCTGACCGCGATCACGTCCACGTCGGGCACCACGGGCGACCCCACGCTCGTGCCTGAAGTGTGGGGCGGAGCGCGCGAAGACACAACGCCGGCGCTCGTGCGCGAGTTCTACGAGATCGGCACACGCCCGGGCGACTACTTCACGTGCATCCTCTTCACGTTCCGGGGTGCCTTCTACGCGATGGTCCAGAGCCTCGGCGCGGTCCCGGTGTTCCTCGACCACACGCCGGTTGAGCTCCCGCGCTTTGTGGAGCTGTCGCTGGAGCTGCGTCCCACCTGCCTCTATAACTTCAGCAATGTGTTGATCAGCGAGCTCGCCCGCGTGTGCGACGACATGAAGGTGGATCCGCGCGAGGTGATGTCGAGCTACCACGGGATCGTCCACGGTGGCGAGCCACTGGGCACGCGATCGCGCAAGCTGCTCGAGGAATGGGGAGTCGCGGGCTTCGAGCACACGGCGGTGGGCGACGCGGGGGCCGCCACAGAGTGTCGCGAGCACGACGGTTGCCACTTCTGGGAAGACTCGGTGCTGGCCGAGCACCTGGATCCCGACGGCACCGACACTGTGCCCGACGGCACACGAGGAGAGCTCGTCGTGACCGCGCTCGACAATCGGACGATGCCGCTCGTTCGCTTCCGCTCCGACGACCTGGTCGAGCTCACCCGCGAGCGGTGCGGGTGTGGTCGCACACATGGTCGGATCAGAACCGCGGGTCGCAAGGGCGACGAGGTCATCGTCGACGGCCGCTCGGTGTTGCCCATGGACGTGTGGGAAGCGGTCGAGCGCTTCGACGAGACCGCGATGGGCTTGTTCCAGATCATCCGGACCGCGCCGCAGATGGACACGCTGCGCCTGCGCGTTGGTCACGACGGTTCGACGAAGCAGCCCGCCGAGCTGGGTGACCGGCTGATCGGCGCCGTGAGCGAGCTGACCGGCGTGACTCCACAGATCGAGCTCGTACCCAACGACGAGCTCCTGCGGCTCGGACCTCCCCACAAGATCCCGCGCGTGGCCAAGCGATGACCACCGAAGCGAAACCGTTGCCAGCGCCGCTCTGGGGCGTCGGCTCGTTCCGCGTTGGCGACCAGATGCCGGCGTACGCGGTGTCGCAAGACGACCACGGTCGCGACATCTCGACCGCCATGAAGGCGGTGGCGTCACTCGGGCTGCAAAAGAAGAAGCGTGCGCTCGTGCTCTCGATGCTCTCCGAGGCGGCCCAGTACTGGCCGGTGCAGATCGCGCTGCTGGTCAGCAAGGCGCAGTTCTCGCTCGCCGACGCCAGCCGTTTCGATGCCTTCCGCACCGCGATGTTCCTTCGTGCGATGCAGTACGACGTGGTGCTCGGCATCAACACCGACGTGCTCGACGGGCTCGACGACCTCGGCCATGCGTACGCCGACATCTTCGCCAAGGTTCCGGTGCTCTCTGCACGAGCAGGCGCGTACGAACGCCTGCGCGACGCCGGACTCTCACCTCGTTGGTGGCTGCATGTCGGCCCCACGGTCGCGGTGGAATGCGATCAGCTCCAGGGGGCACACGTCGACGGTGACGAGTGGGAGCTCGACTCGGAACGCGGCGAGGTGCTGATCAGTGCCCGGAAGCCGCGCGCCGCGACGATCGACCGGCTCCACACCGCCGTACAGGGCGAGATCGTCACCGAGGTCTGCGCGTGCGGTCGCTCCGACCCGCGTGTGATTCCGCAATGAAGCCAGAGGCGAGCGTCCGCGGCGCAGGTACCCTGCGACGTAGCGAGCCGTGGCCCGAGCGGCCCCGCGCGTAGCGCAAAGAGCGGGACATTGGACCGGCTGCACTCGCTGACGCTCGGCGATCTGCTTCGAGAGAACCGGCGTCGATTCCCGCAGCGGACGGCCGTCGTCTGCGGCGGTGAGCGCTGGACCTATCCCGAGCTCGACGAGCGGGTGAACCGGCTCGCCAACGCCTTGCTCGGTGTCGGCTTCCAACCCGGTGACCGCGTGCTCTGGCTTGGCCAGAACTGCCATCGCTTGTTCGAGTGCCTGTTCGCGGTCGCGAAGCTCGGCGGCATCGTGGTGCCGGCGAACTGGCGTCAGACCGCACCCGAGCTCGCCTTCCAGATCGAGGACGTGGACGCGCGCGTCGTGATGTGGCAAGACGAGGAGATCGGCGACGCCGTTCGCGAGGCGCGCGGGTCGATCACCTCGCCAGCCCTCTGGCTCCAACACGACGCCCATGGCGACGGCACCTTCGAGTCGTTCCTCGGTTCCGGCGCGACGACGGACCCTGATGTGGACGTCGATCCGATGTCTGCCGTGCTCACCATCTATACCGCCGCGTTTGGTGGCCGCCCGAACGGCGCACTGCTGAGCCATCTCGGGTTCATCATCGAGAATATGCAGGTAGCGCTCTTGCAGCGGCTCGACAGCGACGCGATCTACCTCAACTCCGGGCCGTTGTTCCATGTGGGCAGCTTCATGACCACCATGGCCACGTTCCAGCAAGGCGGCACGAACGTGTTCATGCCCCGCTTCGATGCGGAGGGCTTCTGTCGACTCGTCGACGCCGAGCGATGCACCACGGGTTACGTGGTGGGGAACATCATGGACCGCATCGTCGAGTTGAATCGCGACGGCCGTTACGACCTGACGAGCCTGCGTCTGCCCGGCACTCCCGAGTGGAACAAGATGGTCAGCGCGGAGACGACGCCGTGGAGCCGGAATGCCGGGGGATACGGCCAGACCGAGGTGAACGGCCTCGTCACGTTCCGCGGCATCGGTGGCGAGCACGAGGGGACGCACGGTCGCACGCTCCCCGTCGCGCAGCTCCGCATCGTCGACGAGGACGACCAGGAGCTCCCCCCAGGCGAAGTGGGTGAGATCGTCGTGCGGGGTCCGACCGCGATGGTCGGCTACCTACACCGCCCCGAGGTCAACGCGCACCGCCAACGCGGAGGTTGGCACCACACCTTTGACCTCGGTCGCCGTGAGGCCGACGGCTCGCTCACGTTCATCGGACCCATGACCACGATGATCAAGTCGGGGGTCGAGAACATCTATCCCGCCGAGGTCGAGGCAGCGATCACGCAGCACGCAGCTGTGGCCGAGGTGTGTGTGATCGGTGTGCCCGATCCGGTTTGGGATCAGAGCGTGAAGGCGGTTGTGGTGTGCGTCGCCGACCGGCAAGTCACGGAGGACGAGATCATCGTCCACTGCAAGCGCAACATCGCGTCGTACAAGAAGCCGAAGCTGGTCGAGTTCACGGACGCGTTGCCGAAGGATGCAAACGGCATGGTCGACCGTGACGCGGTCGACGAAGCGTTCGGCGGCGGCGGGTACCCAGGACCGAAACGCACACGCGGCTAGCTGGCACTCCGTGAATCCGCGGCTGGGCGTGTATCTTTGCCCGGCGTGACACCCCCGCTCTCTCTCGTCGTTGTCGCGTACAACATCGAACGCGAGCTCCCGCGCACGCTGCAATCGCTCTCCGTCGGGTACCAGCGCGGGGTGAACGCGTCCGACTACGAGGTCGTCGTCGTCGACAACGGTTCACCTACACCCGTCGATCCGTCGGTGTTCGATGGGCTCGACGGTCAGTTTCGCTTGGTGCGCATCGACGACGCGTCGCCGTCGCCAGCACCGGCCGTCAACCGCGGGTTGCGGGAGGCGCGCGGCGACGCCATCGGCGTGCTGGTCGACGGGGCGCGTCTGGTGACACCAGGCTTCGTGCACTACGCGCTCGTCGGCAGTCGAGTTCACCCGAGGTCAGCGGTCGTGTCGCTCGGTTGGTACCTCGGCTTCGACTTCCAGCGCTACGCGCTCGACGCGGGCTGGACCAAGGCCGACGAAGATGCGCTCCTCGAGTCGATCGACTGGCCGGCCGACGGCTACCGGCTGTTCGAGATCAGCTCCCTCGACGAGTCTTCCGTCGAGGGTTGGTTCCTCGGCGTCTTCGAGAGCAATGGCTTGTTCCTGCCGGCGAGTGTGTGGACCGAGCTCGGTGGCTTCGACGAGCGCTTCGCGTCACCGGGCGGCGGATTAGTGAACCACGACACACTTCAGCGCGCCGCTGACCGAGACGACCTGGGCTGGGTCATCCTCCTCGGAGAGGGCACGTTCCATCAGATCCACGGCGGCATCGCGACAAACGTCTCGGCTGGAGCGATCGACGAGAAGATGCAGCGTTGGCGGGCCGAGTACGAGGCGATCAGTGGGCGCACGCTCTACGAGCACCCACCGCTGCCCGACCCAATCTACTTGGGGCCGCTCCCAGAGGTGCTGTGGCCGCGGTTCGGATACTCCGTGAGCACGATGTTGCACGCGACGAAACGGCTCCCACCGCCGGTGATCCCGCCAGTGCCGCTTCCCGATCCCGAAACCGATTCGAACGAGTTCGCCGCGCAATGGTCGGCGCGCGCCGGCGCGGCGGCTCGTCAAGGACGCGCGACCGAAGCGCAGCACTTCGCCCGCTTGGCTCGAGCCGCTGATCCGTCGGCTCGCGACGTAACCCCACTTTTGTCGTGCATCGCGACGCACCGTCCGCTCGAGCAACTCTCGCGTCCGGAGCGGGCGCAGTTCTTTCTCGATAATGGGCTCGCGTGTGAAGGGGCCGGTGCCGTCGCGGATGCTGAAGCGCATTTCCGCGAGGCGTTGACAAACGAGCCGCGCCTCGCGGCCGCATACGAAGGGCTGAGTCGGCTCCGAATGCCGGGGCCGGGCTATTACGACCGGATTTCGCGCATACACGAGCAGTTGAACCCCGCCTCGTACCTCGAGATCGGCGTGTTCACCGGTGAGTCGCTTGCGCTCGCTCGCCCACCGACGGTTGCCATCGGGGTCGACCCCGATCCACAGATCCGTGAGCTGATCTCCGTCGAGCTCCACCTCTATCGGGAGACATCGACCCAGTTCTTCCAGCGCGACCTGCGGTCAGTGTTCGGAGGCGGCGCGCCCTCCCTTGTGTTCATCGACGGTTTGCACGAGTTCCCTGCGGTGCTCGAGGACTTTGCCAACGTCGAAGCGGTCTCCGACCCGGGCACGATCGTGCTTTTACACGACATGATCCCGTTCGACGAGACCACACAACAAGCCGAGCGGGTGCACGAGTTCTACACCGGCGACGTGTGGAAGCTCCTGCACTGCTTGGCCGATGTGCGTCCCGATTTGTCGTGGTTCACGATCCGAACGCCGCCGAGCGGGCTCACGGTGGTCGGTGGTCTCGACTCGACGTCGACCGTGCTGCGGGACGAGTACGAGAAGTTGGTGGAGCGCTTCGCGAGCCTCACGTTCGACGACGCGCTGAACGTACCGGGTCCGGTGCTCGAGAACGAGTGGTCCGTGGCTGCCGACAACCTCCGTCGCCTGCGAGAGGCCAATGCACCCGTCGATTCCGCTCACGCGGTCGGCCCGGCGGGTTCCATGGTGGAGGCTCGTGACGCCGAGCAACTGGCGCGACGGATCCGGGACCTCGAGACGGTCGACGCCGCTCGCCGCAAGGAGCTTGCCGCCCTCAAGCGGGCTCGTCGTGAAGCTTCCCTCGGAGTCGTGCTTGACCCAGAGTCTGCGCAAGCCCAGCTCGAGCTGATGCGGAACACGAAGCTCTTCCGGTGGACACGTCCGCTCCGCGCGTTGTACTCGCGACTTCGCGGTCGCGGTCGCGGCAGCGAATGACGGCGAACCTGCGACGGAACGCACCGGCCGACGACGCATCGCGCCTTCGGGATCTCTACCTCACGATCCTCAAGCGAGCAGTCATGCACACGCTCTACACGCCGCTCGACTCACGGTCGATCAATGACTATCTCGATCCCGAAGATGTTCGGCAGTCGGTACTCGGCCAGATCGCGCGCGGTGAGCTCGACCTCAACGATCAGGAAAGTCTTCGCCGCCAGCGGGAGATGGGCCGTGACTGGCCGCAGTTCGGTCAGACCATGGTCGGACTCGACCGGCTCGACAACATCCAACAGTGCTACGAGCGCATTCTCGATGACGGCATTGCTGGCGATCTCATCGAGGCTGGCGTGTGGCGCGGCGGTGTCGCGATCTTCATGCGCGGCTTGCTCGAGGCCTACGGCGATCGCGATCGCGTCGTCTACGCAGCGGACTCGTTTCAAGGACTCCCGTCACCGAACGCCGACGAGTATCCAGCTGACGAAGGAGACCGCTTCCACACGTTGGACGCCCTCGCAGTCTCGCGCGACGAAGTAGCGAACAACTTCTCGCTGTATGGCTTGCTCGACGAGCGGGTGCAGTTCCTCGAAGGCTGGTTCAAGGACACGCTCCCGACCGTGCACGATCGAACCTGGTCCATCATCCGTCTCGACGGCGACATGTACGAGTCGACGATGGACGTCTTGACACATCTCTATCCGCAACTCTCGGTTGGTGGGTTCCTCATCGTCGACGACTTCGCGCTGGCGCCCTGCAAGCAGGCGATTGAGGACTTTCGTGCCGCGCACGGCATCGCCGAGCCGATCGAAGAGGTCGACTGGACCGGCGTGTTCTGGCGCCGGACGCGGTGACGCCCTAAGACTCACGCTCCTCGCGCACGTAGTCCCAGAGGCCATAGAAGTCCTTCCGGGTGTAGGCGACGCTCGTCGGGTCGGTGGACCAGTCGAACGGTCCAAGGTAGTGCTGACCCACGCCCACGCCGGTGCCCGCGCCCATGAGGCCGGGTGGCGGCGCGTCGAAGTACTGCTTCCAGAACCGCTCCGAGAAGAAGAGCGCGCAGTAGTCGAGGTACATGAACTCGTCGACGAACACGTAGCCCTGTTCGGTGAGGCGCGGCCAGAGATTCACGATGCAGTCGTGGAGGCTCGCCTGAAAGTCGACGTCCAGGAAGCACAACACGACGGGTTCGGTATGCGAGGGAAGCGTCTCGTTGAACCATCCCTTACGGAACTGGCATCGCCCGATGACCCCATGACGTCGCACGTTCTCCTGGACACGTTCGAGATCGCCGCGGAACATGCTTCGACTCTCGGGTTTGGCATGGTGGTCACCGGGCTCGGCGACAGGAAGACCCTCGAACGAGTCGTACACGATCAGGTCGCGTCCGACGATGTCGCAGATCAGCGACAGGTTGACCGTCGAGCCGCCGAGCCAACAGCCGCACTCAACGACGACACCGGCCGTCTCGGGCGGGATCTCGAGAAGCTTCGCGGCCATCGCGAGGTGCGCCTTGTACGAGGTGCCCGTCCTCACCTTTCTGGTGTTGCGGTACATGCGGTAGGCGAGCTTGAACTTCCTCCGCCAGTTCATCTGATAGCTGGGATGGATCCGGTGCTTGTCGAAGCCCCAGCGGGCGATGAGAAAGAGGGAGAGCACGTTGTAGACACCTCGGGCTGAACGAGTGGGGATCGCCAGCGAGCCCCACTCATGTTCAACCCAACCGTCCTGGCGATCGTCGATTGGCTCGGATTTCACGCGCGGGCCTTTCAGTATGCGATCGGTAGCGCCGTTGATGGGTACGCCGATGGCGCAGCGAACCACGCTTCGATCGCGTATCGCGCCCGGGTCATACCGGGATCGACGGCAGTCCGGTGCAAGAGCATGTGATCGAAGAGCAATGCGTCGCCGGGTGCGAACATCGGACGCATCGCGCCACCAAGCTCTCGCACCGTGCCTTCTCCGACGCTCCAGTCGAACGTGGCACCGTTGGTCCCGACCTCGACGATCGAGTCGAGTCGTCGGCCGACGATGTCGAGACCGGGAGCATCCAGTCCGCAGTGCGAGAGCGCGAGCCACACATTGATGCTGTGGATGTGTGCGCCGAGGAACGCGCCGTCCTGGTGCCAGTCCGGGGTGCCCGTAGGTTCGACCCGGCGCAATGTCCACTTGCTCGCGAGGAGCAGCGGCGCTTCGCCCAGATACGACGTCACGAGGTCGCGGACGCCGATCTCGTCGAACGCCTCGATCACGTCGAAGATCGTTCGCGGCGAGTCGACGGCCAGGATGCCTTGGCCTTCGTGGATCCACTCGCGTGGGACCTCTTCGCCGGCCCGAGGCTCGAAAGGTACGAACCATGGGGCCGTGTCGGACGCCGGCGCACCCTTCACGTACGCGTCGTACCCTGCGTAGGCGCGGTCAATGTCGGTGACGAACTGGTCGACCCGTGGTTGTTCGATGAGCCCTCGAACGAGGAGGCATCCGTGGTGCAGGATCCCGCTCCGCAGCACCTTCGTCGTGAGCTGGTCACGCGTGACCTCCGGAATCCCACGAACATGGCGGAATCGGTCTCGGGTCTTGGATGGCCAACGTCCACCCCGGTGAGGGGGACCCTCGGGGATCGGTGCATCCCGTCGCAGCGCCACGAGGCGGGCCTCGACGTCAGGGTTACGCCGACGCCGGTTCTCGCTCGTCAACGCATTGATTGCTTCGCGGAAGCGCCCGGCAGCCACGAGCTCGTCGATAGTGATGCTGTTCACGCTCGACGCCACCGGGCGCAGGATATCGCAGGACGAATCCGGCTCAGTAGGCGATCGCGAGCTGATCAGCCGGATACGACGACGGCGCGGCGAACCAGGCTTCGATCGCGTAGCGATCTTGCGTCATGCCCGGGTGCACACCGGTGCGGTGCAGGAGCAGGTGGTCGAAGAGCAGCGCGTCGCCGGGCTCGAAGATGGGCTGGACGATGCCCTCTGGGGCGAGCTGGCTGACCGTCGATGCACCGACACTCCAATCGAACCCGGCGCCACTCGTGCCAGGGTCGATGATCCCGTCGAGCCGCCGCCCGACGAGGTCAAGGCCGGGCGCGTCCACTCCGCAGTGTGAGAGTGAGACCCAGACGTCCACACTCCGGATCCCGGCGCCCATGAACGCACCGTCCTGGTGCCAGTCCGGGTTGCCGCGTGGCTCGACGCGACGGAGGGTCGTCTTCATCGCGAGCAGCAGCGGTTGTTCCCCGAGGTAGTCGGTCAGCAGGCTGCGCATCCCGATCTCCTCGAACGTCTCTACGACGTCGAAGAACGCCCGTGGTGAGTCGGCCGCCAACACGCCGTCACCGCCACGAATCCACTCTCTGTGGATCTCGTGGTCCGGCCCGGGGTCGAAGCGCACGAACCACGGTGCAGTCTGTGACACCGGCGCTCCGTTCGCGTGGGCGTCGTATGCCGCGAACGCTCGGTCGATGTCGTCGACCAGCTGGTGGACCCGCTCAGGGCCGATGAGCCCGCGGACCAGGAGGCAGCCGTGGTGGAGGATCCCGCTGAGCAGCAACTCGGAGGTGAGCTGGTCGCGGGTCACCTCGGGGATGTTCGCCTCGTTGCTGAAGCGATCCGGCACGTGTGGAGGCCACGACGCGGCAGCGGCCGCCGTCGCGCCTCCCAAACCATCACGACGAAGCTCCAGCAGGCGCGCCTCGATCTCGGGATGGGGTCGCACTCTGTTCGCGTTGGTCAGGAGATCGATGGCCTCGGCGAATCGACCCTCGACGACGAGCGCCTCGGCGTGCCGACGGACTCGTGCGTGGCGGCGATGGATCAGCAAGTTACGAGTTCCAGTCAGTAGGCGATCGCGATCTGGTCGTCCGGGTAGTTGGATGGGGAAGCGAACCATGCTTCGATCGCGTATCGGTCGCGTGTCATCTCTGGACGCAACGCGGTGCGATGCAAGAGCATGTGGTCGAACATCAGCGCGTCGCCCGGCGCAAAGACCGGGCTTGCCACCTCTCCGCGCGCGACCTCTTCGGCAACGCTGTCTGCGACGCACCAGTCGAAGCGCGCATCCTCAGTGCCGACGGCGACGATCTGGTCGAGTCGACGGGACACCAAGTCGAGGCCGGGTGCGTCGACGCCGCAGTGTGACAACGAGAGCCAGATATCAACGCTGCGGATATCGCGCCCCATGAATGCGCCATCCTGGTGCCAGACCGGGTAGCTCTCCTCTTCGCGCGCACGCCGCAGCGTCCACTTCTGGGCGAGCATCACCGGTGGCTCTCCCAAAAAGCCGTTCACGAGGTCCCCGATACCGATCTCCTCGAACGCCTCGATCACGTCGAACAACACGGGCGGTGAGTCGACGGCGAGCACGCCACCGCCCGCGCGTCCCCATTGCCGGGGGATGATGTGTCCAGGCCCGGGGTCGAAGGGCACGAACCACGGCGTCACCTCGGCGAGCGGTGTGCCCTGCGCGTGGGCATCATGAGCCGCGATCGCATGCTCGATGTTGTCGATCAGGCCTTCGACGCGCGGTTGACTGGCAAGACCGCGGACGAGGATGCATCCGTGCCGGAAGATCCCACTGCGGAGCGCATCGGGCGTGAGCTCCCCTGGCGTGATCTCGGGCGGATTGGCGGCGCCCCGGAAGCGGTCCTTGGTCTTGGGAGGCCATCTCCGCGGGCCGCTCGACGGGCCGAGGTGCGCGACAGCCGCAAGCCGGAGCTCGACCAGGCGCACTTCGATTCCCGGGTCGCGGCGCGCGCGGTTGGCGATGGTCAGAGCCTCGATGGCCTCGAGCAGCCGGCCTGACTCGACAAGCTCGTCCGCCAACGTTCGGGGATCACGCGCAGTCACGGTGTAGCTTCGTCCCGATCGGCGCCGGCACGCGCCGGCCGACACACGATACCGAGCATCTCCTTCGGCGCGGGGATGCCGAAGCGGCGGGGCAGGGCGCCATCAGCCATGAGGTCTTGGAGGAGCGCGACGTTGATCTGTGGTGCAAGGTCGGGGCTCGGCATGGCGTTCCCGGCCACGCGGCGTCCGCTGCCGCAACCGTCGTCCAGCACGGTCACCACCTGTTGTACGGAAGCCTTCACCTGGGCGGCCCAGTCCTCGCTGAACTGTCGGACCGGGTTGAACTGCCCGAGGTTCAACACGAAGACGCCGACCAACCCGGCCACCGCCGCGGCGCCAGCGACTCGGTTCAGCTGCTCCCGGGGTGAACGCAACGAGGCGACGATCGCCGGCGCGAAGGCCAGCAGCAGGAACATCGCGATCCATTGCACGTACCTGGATCCGGGAAGCTGTGACGGAGCGATGAGGAACGAACGTCCTCTTGCGAGCGCGGCGGTGCCGAACGCGGCCGCGGCGAGCCCGGCGCCGAGTCCGATGATGGTGCGCCGGTCGAGACGGTGTCG
It contains:
- a CDS encoding phytanoyl-CoA dioxygenase family protein; translated protein: MASSVNSITIDELVAAGRFREAINALTSENRRRRNPDVEARLVALRRDAPIPEGPPHRGGRWPSKTRDRFRHVRGIPEVTRDQLTTKVLRSGILHHGCLLVRGLIEQPRVDQFVTDIDRAYAGYDAYVKGAPASDTAPWFVPFEPRAGEEVPREWIHEGQGILAVDSPRTIFDVIEAFDEIGVRDLVTSYLGEAPLLLASKWTLRRVEPTGTPDWHQDGAFLGAHIHSINVWLALSHCGLDAPGLDIVGRRLDSIVEVGTNGATFDWSVGEGTVRELGGAMRPMFAPGDALLFDHMLLHRTAVDPGMTRARYAIEAWFAAPSAYPSTALPIAY
- a CDS encoding amidohydrolase family protein; protein product: MALFTISADSHVTEPGECYERIDPAFAARRPVAATDETMGAVIDIDNGRTRIPYGMIAAAGRPAESIHPFTYVGWDELHAGGWDPAARLVEQDRDGVTTEVLYPSVGMLLCNHPDVDYKKACFDAYNLWITEFQNHAPDRLVGLGQTALRSVDEGIDDLRAIVSLGLRGAMLPGYAGCHADGDYDDRRWDPLWETAVELDLPLSFHILTTGTDDMTGGRFRGPKMNSFLGIIRGCQDIIGTLIFGGVFERHPDLRVVCVEADAGWVPHWMYRADHAFDRHRNWLTADLTRPPSEYFRENVYVTFQDDFVAFRITDLLNPERLMWANDHPHSDATWPESQAVVAEHTADLSPKVRDDILWRNCARLYNLDVRP
- a CDS encoding class I SAM-dependent methyltransferase, translating into MTPPLSLVVVAYNIERELPRTLQSLSVGYQRGVNASDYEVVVVDNGSPTPVDPSVFDGLDGQFRLVRIDDASPSPAPAVNRGLREARGDAIGVLVDGARLVTPGFVHYALVGSRVHPRSAVVSLGWYLGFDFQRYALDAGWTKADEDALLESIDWPADGYRLFEISSLDESSVEGWFLGVFESNGLFLPASVWTELGGFDERFASPGGGLVNHDTLQRAADRDDLGWVILLGEGTFHQIHGGIATNVSAGAIDEKMQRWRAEYEAISGRTLYEHPPLPDPIYLGPLPEVLWPRFGYSVSTMLHATKRLPPPVIPPVPLPDPETDSNEFAAQWSARAGAAARQGRATEAQHFARLARAADPSARDVTPLLSCIATHRPLEQLSRPERAQFFLDNGLACEGAGAVADAEAHFREALTNEPRLAAAYEGLSRLRMPGPGYYDRISRIHEQLNPASYLEIGVFTGESLALARPPTVAIGVDPDPQIRELISVELHLYRETSTQFFQRDLRSVFGGGAPSLVFIDGLHEFPAVLEDFANVEAVSDPGTIVLLHDMIPFDETTQQAERVHEFYTGDVWKLLHCLADVRPDLSWFTIRTPPSGLTVVGGLDSTSTVLRDEYEKLVERFASLTFDDALNVPGPVLENEWSVAADNLRRLREANAPVDSAHAVGPAGSMVEARDAEQLARRIRDLETVDAARRKELAALKRARREASLGVVLDPESAQAQLELMRNTKLFRWTRPLRALYSRLRGRGRGSE
- a CDS encoding phenylacetate--CoA ligase family protein — its product is MSAPPVDSDRYLHPEIETMARADLEAIQEAKLLDLLPYAYERSALINSTWTEAGVHPRDIKSLDDYRERAPFISKDAIRVFRDDRGDPYGGLLCFDESELTAITSTSGTTGDPTLVPEVWGGAREDTTPALVREFYEIGTRPGDYFTCILFTFRGAFYAMVQSLGAVPVFLDHTPVELPRFVELSLELRPTCLYNFSNVLISELARVCDDMKVDPREVMSSYHGIVHGGEPLGTRSRKLLEEWGVAGFEHTAVGDAGAATECREHDGCHFWEDSVLAEHLDPDGTDTVPDGTRGELVVTALDNRTMPLVRFRSDDLVELTRERCGCGRTHGRIRTAGRKGDEVIVDGRSVLPMDVWEAVERFDETAMGLFQIIRTAPQMDTLRLRVGHDGSTKQPAELGDRLIGAVSELTGVTPQIELVPNDELLRLGPPHKIPRVAKR
- a CDS encoding AMP-binding protein — protein: MDRLHSLTLGDLLRENRRRFPQRTAVVCGGERWTYPELDERVNRLANALLGVGFQPGDRVLWLGQNCHRLFECLFAVAKLGGIVVPANWRQTAPELAFQIEDVDARVVMWQDEEIGDAVREARGSITSPALWLQHDAHGDGTFESFLGSGATTDPDVDVDPMSAVLTIYTAAFGGRPNGALLSHLGFIIENMQVALLQRLDSDAIYLNSGPLFHVGSFMTTMATFQQGGTNVFMPRFDAEGFCRLVDAERCTTGYVVGNIMDRIVELNRDGRYDLTSLRLPGTPEWNKMVSAETTPWSRNAGGYGQTEVNGLVTFRGIGGEHEGTHGRTLPVAQLRIVDEDDQELPPGEVGEIVVRGPTAMVGYLHRPEVNAHRQRGGWHHTFDLGRREADGSLTFIGPMTTMIKSGVENIYPAEVEAAITQHAAVAEVCVIGVPDPVWDQSVKAVVVCVADRQVTEDEIIVHCKRNIASYKKPKLVEFTDALPKDANGMVDRDAVDEAFGGGGYPGPKRTRG
- a CDS encoding TylF/MycF/NovP-related O-methyltransferase translates to MKSEPIDDRQDGWVEHEWGSLAIPTRSARGVYNVLSLFLIARWGFDKHRIHPSYQMNWRRKFKLAYRMYRNTRKVRTGTSYKAHLAMAAKLLEIPPETAGVVVECGCWLGGSTVNLSLICDIVGRDLIVYDSFEGLPVAEPGDHHAKPESRSMFRGDLERVQENVRRHGVIGRCQFRKGWFNETLPSHTEPVVLCFLDVDFQASLHDCIVNLWPRLTEQGYVFVDEFMYLDYCALFFSERFWKQYFDAPPPGLMGAGTGVGVGQHYLGPFDWSTDPTSVAYTRKDFYGLWDYVREERES
- a CDS encoding TylF/MycF/NovP-related O-methyltransferase, giving the protein MTANLRRNAPADDASRLRDLYLTILKRAVMHTLYTPLDSRSINDYLDPEDVRQSVLGQIARGELDLNDQESLRRQREMGRDWPQFGQTMVGLDRLDNIQQCYERILDDGIAGDLIEAGVWRGGVAIFMRGLLEAYGDRDRVVYAADSFQGLPSPNADEYPADEGDRFHTLDALAVSRDEVANNFSLYGLLDERVQFLEGWFKDTLPTVHDRTWSIIRLDGDMYESTMDVLTHLYPQLSVGGFLIVDDFALAPCKQAIEDFRAAHGIAEPIEEVDWTGVFWRRTR